The window TATAATCCGTTATATTAAGAGTATCTGTCCGAAAGAGTTGTTTATTTTCGGTTGAATAGCCTCTCAGCAGTTTGTAAGTAAGGTTAAAAAAAGACCAGTTCCCAGAGGGATAGTTAAATTATCAGCTTTAATGGGCAAGGATTCAATTATGCATGACACAAAGGAGGTGACCAATGCTATAGAGAATGGGAAATAAAGAGCAGTACAGATGGTTGCGGAGAGAAAAAACGCCAGGCTACCCTCCAGACTTTTTCTCTGATTATAGGGGATTCTGTTTCTTCCGTAGAATCTTCCTGCCAACGTTGCAATACTGTCAGAGAATGCCACAATCATTATGACTGCATGCGCAGTTGCTTTGGGGAAGAAGATCAGCGAACATATGACACCAGCGGATAATGTAACCGGCGATAGAGTAAAACGTCTTTGCTCATTCGTGCGTATACAATATCTTGTAACAGGATTGATTACCGGGAGAGAAATACCATTGAGCCTTAACCATTCAGAAAAAATGAACAGTAGGGTTATACCTATTAATATATACAATGTTGATGCCTGGTGAATATCTGCAAAAAAAGGAATGAATGCTGTGCAGACATGAACACCCTTTCTCCTAAATTCCTGCTTCCATGAATAGGTAAATTCCTTACTTAAACTCTTGCTGAGTTCAACAAAAGACGGACCTTCATCGGTATCAATATACGTGAGTACCTTTTTCAAGTCATAACTATCGGTCACATATTTTGTTTTTTTTCGAACTTGATAATTCGAATTATAGCCAATACTGATCTTTGCATGGGACATGATATCTAAATTGTTACGATCATCACCAACAGCTATTACGTCATCCCACGTAAACTCCTTCTCCTGTAATAGCTTTTCAACAACTTTTGTCTTCCCGTCATAAAAGGAAAGTTCTCCGCAAATATCACCAGTAAAAGTACCGTTATTAAACTTGGTATCTATTCCATATCCGCAATCAGCTTCTAATCTTTCTGCCAGATGTTTCATGAGAAAATCCGGCACACCACTACTTATCAATACTACAGAATGCCCTTTTTCTTTAATAGAATTAATTGTCTCTCTTGCATTATCAACCAGCTTCATATTGTCGTAAACTTTCCAGAAATCTTCCTTACCGATCCCTTGAAGACTTCCATAGATTGTTTCAAGTAATTTTCTCATGGATAACAAATTAATACTGAATAAAAAGCAGAGGAAAAATGCACGCAAATAATGAAAGAAACCTGAATGGTACGAAAGTTGCAATAG is drawn from Candidatus Scalindua sp. and contains these coding sequences:
- a CDS encoding HAD-IB family phosphatase, with amino-acid sequence MNKIKRKLIVFDTDGVIFRSQYLLQLSYHSGFFHYLRAFFLCFLFSINLLSMRKLLETIYGSLQGIGKEDFWKVYDNMKLVDNARETINSIKEKGHSVVLISSGVPDFLMKHLAERLEADCGYGIDTKFNNGTFTGDICGELSFYDGKTKVVEKLLQEKEFTWDDVIAVGDDRNNLDIMSHAKISIGYNSNYQVRKKTKYVTDSYDLKKVLTYIDTDEGPSFVELSKSLSKEFTYSWKQEFRRKGVHVCTAFIPFFADIHQASTLYILIGITLLFIFSEWLRLNGISLPVINPVTRYCIRTNEQRRFTLSPVTLSAGVICSLIFFPKATAHAVIMIVAFSDSIATLAGRFYGRNRIPYNQRKSLEGSLAFFLSATICTALYFPFSIALVTSFVSCIIESLPIKADNLTIPLGTGLFLTLLTNC